The bacterium BMS3Abin02 genome includes a region encoding these proteins:
- a CDS encoding zinc ribbon domain protein encodes MPTYEYVCKQCGKRFDVFQSFSEKSLQTHDECGGQLQKVFHTAGIIFKGSGFYVTDSQAAKSSQAAKDSHAAKDSHAAKDSHAAKDSHAAKDSHAAKSSQATKKGEE; translated from the coding sequence ATGCCCACCTATGAATACGTCTGTAAGCAGTGCGGAAAACGGTTCGACGTTTTTCAGTCCTTCTCGGAGAAGTCCCTCCAGACGCACGACGAGTGTGGTGGCCAACTCCAAAAGGTCTTCCACACCGCCGGCATCATCTTCAAAGGATCCGGTTTCTACGTGACCGATTCACAGGCGGCCAAGAGTTCACAGGCGGCCAAGGATTCGCACGCGGCCAAGGATTCGCACGCGGCCAAGGATTCGCACGCGGCCAAGGATTCGCACGCGGCCAAGGATTCGCACGCGGCCAAGAGTTCACAGGCGACCAAGAAAGGTGAAGAATGA
- the mtnP gene encoding S-methyl-5'-thioadenosine phosphorylase, with protein sequence MIGVFGGTGFYEFLDDARSVRVETPYGDPSASYMVGTIEGVDVAFLPRHGEHHEFPPHKVNYRANVRGMKDLGVDRIIAPCAVGSLVTEYAPGHIVITDQLVDRTWGRASTYFDGPETAHISLADPYCSELRPLALEAARTAGATVHDGGTSVIIQGPRFSTRAESRWFAANGWHLVNMTQFPEASLARELEMCFVNLAVVTDYDVGVEGEIPAVTHAEVMRLFDQTLGTLKETVRLLIPMAEKAPRACSCQTALSGATG encoded by the coding sequence ATGATCGGGGTATTCGGCGGCACGGGGTTCTACGAGTTCCTCGATGACGCCCGCAGCGTTCGCGTCGAAACTCCCTACGGAGATCCGTCGGCATCGTACATGGTCGGCACGATCGAGGGCGTTGACGTAGCCTTCCTGCCCCGACACGGCGAACACCACGAGTTCCCGCCACACAAGGTCAACTACCGGGCCAACGTGCGAGGAATGAAGGATCTCGGTGTCGATCGCATCATCGCGCCATGTGCCGTCGGGAGTCTGGTAACCGAATACGCGCCGGGGCACATCGTCATCACCGACCAGCTCGTCGATCGAACATGGGGTCGTGCATCGACGTACTTCGACGGCCCGGAGACAGCGCACATCTCGCTTGCCGACCCCTACTGCTCGGAGCTGCGCCCACTGGCGCTCGAAGCCGCAAGGACCGCGGGAGCGACCGTGCACGACGGCGGAACGAGCGTCATCATCCAGGGCCCGCGCTTCTCGACGAGGGCAGAGAGCAGATGGTTCGCCGCCAACGGCTGGCATCTCGTGAACATGACCCAGTTCCCTGAGGCGTCCCTGGCCAGAGAGCTGGAGATGTGCTTCGTCAACCTGGCTGTCGTCACCGACTACGACGTCGGCGTCGAGGGGGAGATCCCCGCGGTCACGCACGCGGAGGTCATGCGTCTGTTCGACCAAACTCTGGGCACCCTCAAAGAGACGGTGCGGCTGCTGATCCCGATGGCCGAGAAGGCGCCCCGAGCATGCTCTTGCCAAACCGCGTTGTCCGGCGCCACAGGCTAG
- a CDS encoding SAF domain protein, protein MPCISRRAPNPLPDSPCSRYVHGVYWFTRPPYLRWAGAALIIIVAAWIDLRPADTIAYPFAAADIAPGASIDAETIEWRQAPKDLLPSKPEIGGTARYAIAAGEPLLPSLVSGARPEIPDGWWALSTELPESVVAGQSLRIVITGFGVGPQAVPGIVIEPPPPADPLGYEDPVGLVAIPGDFATAVAASAAEGNLSVLVGPDISR, encoded by the coding sequence GTGCCATGTATCTCTCGGCGGGCTCCCAACCCCCTTCCCGACTCACCCTGTTCGCGGTACGTTCACGGGGTGTACTGGTTCACGCGTCCACCCTACCTCCGCTGGGCGGGCGCGGCACTGATCATCATCGTTGCCGCCTGGATCGATCTGCGACCGGCTGACACGATTGCCTATCCGTTCGCGGCAGCAGATATCGCACCCGGAGCGAGCATCGATGCCGAAACCATCGAGTGGCGCCAAGCGCCGAAAGACCTGCTCCCCTCCAAACCCGAAATCGGCGGGACGGCCCGGTATGCAATTGCAGCAGGCGAACCCCTCCTCCCCTCCCTCGTGTCCGGCGCGCGTCCTGAGATCCCCGACGGATGGTGGGCTCTCTCGACGGAGCTACCGGAGAGCGTCGTTGCCGGTCAATCGCTCCGGATCGTTATCACCGGGTTCGGCGTTGGACCCCAAGCAGTCCCCGGGATCGTCATCGAGCCGCCTCCACCGGCCGATCCCCTCGGCTATGAGGACCCGGTCGGTCTCGTGGCCATCCCTGGCGACTTCGCGACGGCGGTTGCCGCGTCGGCGGCGGAGGGAAACCTGAGCGTTCTCGTCGGACCCGACATCAGTCGATAG
- the uppP gene encoding undecaprenyl-diphosphatase, with product MDGRSARLCSGAVLQAILWGLIQGLTEFLPVSSSGHLVLVPAMLGVDPPDLATTAVLHLGTLIAVLTYYRRDIAALLRFDDKARHLWWLLIVGTLPALIGLALKDQIDTFQRSYTLVAIALLVSGAVLLASQLIHKRTRTVEEETTAGALVIGIAQALAMVPGISRSGMTITAGLGRGLDAEQAARYSFLLAIPAIAGGGLLEAVELSSAGSFTTSVWVAMVVAAVSGYLAIAFLIRVLVKRGLVPFAIYSLAVGAVALILL from the coding sequence ATGGACGGACGCTCGGCCCGGCTATGCTCCGGCGCCGTGCTCCAGGCAATCCTCTGGGGGCTCATCCAGGGCCTCACCGAATTCCTTCCTGTTTCCTCGAGCGGCCACCTCGTGCTGGTGCCGGCGATGCTCGGCGTGGACCCGCCCGACCTGGCGACGACCGCGGTGCTCCACCTGGGAACCCTGATCGCCGTACTCACCTACTACCGACGAGACATTGCTGCACTTCTACGGTTTGACGACAAGGCCCGGCACCTCTGGTGGTTGCTGATCGTCGGAACACTGCCGGCCCTGATCGGTCTCGCCCTCAAGGATCAGATCGACACCTTCCAGCGGTCCTATACGCTCGTGGCGATCGCCTTGCTGGTCAGTGGAGCGGTGCTCCTCGCATCGCAGCTCATCCACAAACGAACCCGGACCGTCGAGGAAGAGACCACCGCTGGAGCACTGGTCATCGGCATCGCCCAGGCGCTGGCCATGGTGCCAGGTATCTCCCGCTCCGGGATGACGATCACCGCCGGACTCGGACGCGGGCTCGACGCCGAACAAGCCGCCCGCTACTCGTTCCTTCTCGCCATCCCTGCAATCGCCGGAGGAGGTCTCCTCGAAGCGGTCGAACTATCGAGTGCCGGCAGCTTCACGACGTCGGTGTGGGTCGCCATGGTCGTCGCAGCCGTGTCGGGCTATCTGGCAATCGCCTTCCTCATTCGCGTCCTCGTCAAGCGGGGCCTCGTACCCTTCGCCATCTACTCTCTCGCGGTGGGAGCGGTGGCACTCATCCTGCTGTGA